One part of the Chryseobacterium sp. 7 genome encodes these proteins:
- a CDS encoding RDD family protein, which translates to MSQIAINTSQNVNINFNIAGVGERMLAFIIDLLIRIAYVVIVLYLFFNIFDLGYILNGLDDWSIRAVYLILTFPIYIYPLVLESLMEGQTPGKKLMKIKVVKIDGYQASFADYMIRWVFRIVDVSFAGVIGLISMIVSKNNQRLGDIASGTAVISLKNNINISHTILENIHENYVPSFPQVIALSDNDMRIIKDNYTKALKVDDRQIINKLSNKIKSILKLEIDPTKMTERQFINVIIKDYNYYTGKDN; encoded by the coding sequence ATGTCTCAAATTGCGATAAATACCTCACAAAATGTAAATATTAACTTTAATATTGCAGGCGTAGGAGAAAGAATGCTCGCCTTTATTATTGATCTTCTGATCAGGATTGCTTATGTGGTGATTGTCCTGTATTTATTCTTCAATATTTTTGATTTGGGGTATATCTTAAATGGTCTTGACGATTGGTCTATAAGAGCAGTATATCTTATTCTTACCTTTCCTATCTATATTTATCCTCTTGTTTTGGAAAGCCTGATGGAAGGACAGACTCCCGGTAAAAAACTGATGAAAATAAAAGTGGTAAAGATTGACGGTTATCAAGCCAGTTTCGCAGATTATATGATCCGCTGGGTTTTCAGGATTGTAGATGTTTCATTTGCCGGAGTGATAGGACTTATTTCTATGATTGTTTCTAAAAATAACCAACGTTTGGGAGATATTGCTTCCGGAACAGCTGTAATTTCTTTAAAAAACAACATCAATATTTCGCATACAATTTTGGAGAACATTCATGAAAACTATGTTCCTTCTTTCCCTCAGGTAATTGCTTTAAGTGACAATGATATGAGGATCATCAAAGACAATTATACCAAAGCTTTAAAAGTAGACGACCGCCAAATCATCAATAAACTTTCCAATAAAATCAAAAGTATTCTGAAACTGGAAATAGATCCCACTAAAATGACAGAGAGACAGTTCATCAATGTTATTATTAAAGATTACAACTATTATACAGGAAAAGACAATTAG
- a CDS encoding GNAT family N-acetyltransferase encodes MKFENNKSGNGGVLTLNNETKEVGRLTYTIFPEDHKFIISFVLVHPEFEGRGMGKYLVEEAIQFARENNWKVYPHCSYARSVMMRMSDVDDIFLKN; translated from the coding sequence ATGAAATTTGAAAACAATAAATCCGGAAACGGCGGTGTTCTTACTTTAAATAACGAAACAAAAGAAGTAGGGAGACTTACCTATACTATTTTTCCTGAAGATCATAAATTCATCATCTCTTTTGTGTTGGTACACCCGGAATTTGAAGGCCGGGGAATGGGAAAATATTTAGTGGAAGAAGCCATTCAATTTGCCAGAGAAAACAACTGGAAAGTATACCCCCATTGTTCCTATGCCAGATCTGTGATGATGAGAATGAGTGATGTGGACGATATTTTTTTAAAGAATTAA
- a CDS encoding glycosyltransferase family protein has protein sequence MKILYAFQGTGNGHVARAQEIIPLLKKHASVDTLISGHQSQLKADFDINFQYRGISLLYNKTGGLSYRKTFIENKFFEAAKTIRELELSQYDLIINDYEPLTGWASKLKKLPMIELSHQASMSFPETPKPTKKDFLGEMILKYYVPSERKIGFHFENYHPQIKKPVIRRKIRNLNPYKQGYYLVYLPSFADENIIKVLRKIPVEWKVFSKYSKVQVKVKNVEVFPIDESQYLKYFEGCDGILCNAGFESPAEALFMDKKLFVIPIHNQYEQECNACALDKMGIPNSKVLNLQEIMEWVASDHHLKVDYPDDIEDILVNEVLIL, from the coding sequence ATGAAGATTTTGTATGCATTCCAGGGTACCGGAAACGGGCATGTTGCCAGAGCACAGGAAATTATTCCTCTTCTCAAGAAGCATGCATCTGTTGATACACTGATAAGCGGCCACCAGTCGCAGTTAAAGGCCGATTTCGATATTAATTTTCAATACAGAGGTATTTCTCTTCTTTATAACAAAACAGGCGGTTTATCCTACCGAAAAACGTTTATAGAAAATAAATTCTTTGAAGCAGCAAAAACTATCAGAGAACTGGAACTTTCCCAATATGATTTAATTATCAATGATTATGAGCCTTTGACGGGCTGGGCTTCCAAGCTGAAAAAGCTTCCAATGATAGAACTGAGCCATCAGGCTTCCATGAGTTTTCCGGAAACTCCTAAACCCACGAAAAAAGATTTTCTGGGCGAAATGATTTTGAAATACTACGTTCCCAGCGAAAGGAAAATAGGGTTTCATTTTGAAAATTATCATCCACAGATCAAAAAACCGGTAATCAGAAGAAAGATCAGAAATCTTAATCCTTACAAACAGGGATATTATCTTGTCTATCTTCCCAGTTTTGCAGATGAAAATATCATTAAGGTTTTAAGAAAAATTCCTGTAGAATGGAAAGTGTTTTCAAAATACAGCAAAGTACAGGTGAAAGTGAAAAATGTGGAAGTATTTCCTATTGATGAAAGTCAGTATCTGAAATACTTTGAAGGCTGTGACGGAATTTTGTGCAACGCAGGTTTTGAAAGCCCGGCGGAAGCATTATTTATGGATAAAAAACTATTCGTAATTCCTATTCATAATCAGTATGAACAGGAATGCAATGCATGTGCTCTTGATAAAATGGGAATCCCCAATTCCAAGGTTTTAAATCTTCAGGAAATTATGGAGTGGGTAGCTTCAGACCACCACCTTAAAGTAGATTATCCGGATGATATTGAAGATATCCTGGTGAACGAGGTTTTAATTCTTTAA
- a CDS encoding YebC/PmpR family DNA-binding transcriptional regulator, with translation MGRAFEYRKASKMARWDKMAKTFSKIGKDIALAVKAGGTDPESNPALRRCIQNAKGANMPKDNVERAIKKASGADAENYEEITYEGYGQGGVAFFIECTTNNTTRTVANVRAVFNKFDGNLGKNGELAFIFDRKGIFTIDLAQIKMDWDDFEMEMIDGGAEDVEKDEEEVMITTAFEDFGSLSHKLDDLGIEAKSAELQRIPNNTKEVNAEQFKANMKMLERFEEDDDVQNVYHNMEITEELMDSL, from the coding sequence ATGGGAAGAGCATTTGAATATAGAAAAGCTTCTAAAATGGCCAGATGGGATAAAATGGCCAAAACATTCTCTAAAATAGGAAAGGACATTGCACTAGCTGTAAAAGCTGGCGGAACAGATCCTGAATCTAATCCTGCACTGAGAAGATGTATCCAAAACGCGAAAGGAGCCAACATGCCTAAGGATAATGTAGAAAGAGCTATTAAGAAAGCAAGTGGTGCAGACGCAGAAAACTATGAAGAAATCACTTATGAAGGTTATGGACAAGGTGGTGTTGCGTTCTTTATAGAATGTACCACAAACAACACGACAAGAACTGTAGCCAATGTAAGAGCGGTTTTCAATAAATTTGACGGTAACCTTGGTAAAAATGGAGAGTTAGCATTTATCTTCGACAGAAAAGGAATTTTTACCATTGATTTGGCTCAGATCAAAATGGATTGGGATGATTTCGAAATGGAAATGATTGACGGTGGTGCAGAAGATGTAGAAAAAGACGAAGAAGAAGTAATGATTACGACTGCTTTTGAAGATTTCGGTTCTTTATCTCACAAACTGGATGATCTTGGAATTGAAGCTAAAAGTGCAGAACTTCAAAGAATTCCAAACAATACCAAAGAAGTAAATGCAGAACAGTTCAAAGCTAATATGAAAATGCTTGAGCGTTTCGAAGAGGATGATGATGTTCAAAACGTTTACCACAACATGGAAATCACAGAAGAGCTGATGGACTCTTTATAA
- a CDS encoding UDP-2,3-diacylglucosamine diphosphatase: MKRNVELVVISDVHLGTYGCKAKELLRYLNSIQPKTLVLNGDIIDIWQFKKSYFPKPHLKVIRKILSLATKNTDVYYITGNHDEMFRKFTDFELGKLKVCNKVCLTIDQKKAWIFHGDVFDASVQHSKWIAKLGGKGYDLLIIINNVVNWFLEKMGKEKYSFSKKIKNNVKKAVKYIGDFELTASELAIDNQYDYVVCGHIHQPQIREVVNKKGACTYLNSGDWIENLSALEYHDKEWKIFYYDEHKHLLKDDEVEEIPEMDNSALLKIVTNFS; encoded by the coding sequence ATGAAAAGAAACGTTGAATTAGTTGTTATATCGGATGTTCATTTGGGAACTTATGGATGTAAGGCTAAAGAATTGTTGAGATACCTCAATTCTATCCAGCCTAAAACTTTAGTTTTAAACGGTGATATTATTGATATCTGGCAGTTTAAAAAGTCTTACTTCCCTAAACCTCATTTGAAAGTAATCAGAAAGATTCTTTCATTAGCCACAAAGAACACAGATGTGTATTACATTACGGGCAATCATGATGAAATGTTCCGTAAGTTCACAGACTTTGAACTGGGAAAACTTAAAGTGTGTAATAAAGTCTGTCTGACTATCGATCAGAAAAAAGCCTGGATATTTCACGGTGATGTTTTCGATGCATCCGTCCAGCATTCCAAATGGATCGCCAAACTTGGCGGAAAAGGTTACGATCTCCTTATTATTATCAATAATGTTGTAAATTGGTTCTTAGAAAAAATGGGTAAAGAGAAATACTCGTTTTCTAAAAAGATCAAAAATAATGTGAAAAAAGCAGTCAAATACATTGGAGATTTTGAACTTACAGCTTCTGAACTGGCTATTGACAATCAATATGACTATGTGGTGTGTGGGCATATCCACCAACCGCAGATTCGTGAGGTAGTTAATAAAAAAGGAGCCTGTACTTATTTGAATTCCGGTGACTGGATTGAAAATCTGTCTGCTTTAGAATATCATGATAAAGAATGGAAAATTTTTTACTATGATGAACATAAACACTTATTGAAAGATGATGAAGTGGAAGAAATCCCTGAAATGGATAATTCGGCTCTTTTAAAAATTGTAACCAACTTTTCCTAA